One region of Candidatus Saccharibacteria bacterium genomic DNA includes:
- a CDS encoding glycosyltransferase has product MSGRILLVDGQILQTNARDRGMGRFSSRLILSIIDENEYDHVEVLLTKRTCANPVSKESIKSMFGNVHVTYLDLATTLHAPIEKAKEHNAGIINEYIDKHFSEKHTIDFLIPSPFQEPAVSVYPEAVKKIVVFYDLIPFLNHTRYQPVMPFENYLKRFNLLFDADAILTISKAVKDDVMTYLGIPDDRLKVIDGGPITLGTHPVKPKIDIPEYFVLMPTSDDPRKNNLMAVIAFESFRKSHAKPSYLVITSKIHKSERIRLEVVSSNLIFTGNVSDDELDWLYEQAAAILFVPESEGLGLPILEGVAASKPIVCSSIPVFREISKEGLYYTDYRDPMMIADCLENAVTEAKVDDKEYKRILDHYSWSATGKRAVSSMREASISNTHERPRIAIFTPRTDGLSAVGKVVSEGHATLSKYFDVDYYTEQGVSNVSTRPDFLKHIAKCFPAACFSVEKYQQYEAVIYHIGNSDYHIFSIANALYLPGIVILHDTKIGEAFRIMEEQDMISHERAVLEKVITDKQQVDTSSHLYSIVQRQVGFLTHSKYASEAVASIAEGSYKSTISEAALPTHVGRMDEHRRYDAITIGLAGIIAGIKGLDVIKTIASDNSFRNTQIHMFGYNFASEETLDEITSFDNVELTTNLTDFDFQNSLRDLDIFVNYRMKYQGETSLSTLEAMRHGCVVIVRNIGWYSQLPDDCVVKVDKELEVVEVLKQLILDKGRLTSISKNAKEYVQKSHSHEKYVQSLLGLINDSSVSKCEPNIVSSTVKTGSITTAEDMKKLVLKNEASE; this is encoded by the coding sequence ATGAGCGGACGGATTTTATTAGTTGATGGTCAGATTCTTCAAACTAACGCACGTGACAGGGGCATGGGCAGATTCTCCTCTCGTCTAATCCTCTCCATAATTGATGAAAATGAGTATGATCATGTAGAGGTTTTGCTTACAAAAAGGACATGTGCAAACCCGGTCAGTAAAGAGTCTATCAAGTCGATGTTCGGTAATGTCCATGTAACATATCTAGACCTTGCCACGACCCTGCACGCCCCTATCGAGAAAGCTAAAGAGCATAATGCTGGTATAATCAATGAATACATAGACAAACATTTTTCCGAAAAGCATACCATTGATTTTTTAATACCGTCACCATTTCAAGAGCCTGCAGTGTCAGTCTATCCCGAAGCTGTAAAAAAAATAGTCGTTTTTTATGACTTAATACCTTTTCTAAACCACACGCGCTACCAGCCGGTAATGCCCTTTGAGAACTATTTAAAACGATTCAACCTTTTGTTTGATGCAGATGCGATTCTAACAATTTCAAAAGCGGTTAAAGATGACGTCATGACATACCTGGGTATCCCAGATGATAGGCTCAAGGTTATTGATGGAGGTCCGATTACGTTAGGCACTCATCCTGTTAAACCAAAGATTGATATTCCTGAATATTTCGTACTAATGCCTACAAGTGATGATCCTAGAAAAAATAACCTTATGGCAGTAATAGCATTCGAGTCGTTTAGAAAATCTCATGCGAAGCCCAGTTATCTTGTGATTACTTCCAAAATTCACAAAAGTGAACGGATTCGGCTCGAAGTTGTATCTAGCAACCTCATCTTTACAGGAAATGTAAGTGATGATGAGCTTGACTGGCTGTACGAGCAAGCAGCAGCGATTCTATTTGTACCGGAGAGCGAAGGGTTAGGTCTACCAATACTCGAGGGGGTCGCAGCGTCAAAACCAATAGTATGTTCATCAATACCTGTATTTCGAGAGATATCTAAAGAAGGACTTTACTACACAGATTACCGCGATCCTATGATGATTGCTGATTGTCTTGAAAACGCCGTCACTGAGGCAAAGGTTGACGATAAAGAATATAAGCGCATACTCGATCATTATTCGTGGAGTGCAACAGGCAAACGTGCAGTAAGCTCTATGCGCGAGGCGAGCATATCAAATACACACGAGCGACCACGTATAGCAATATTCACCCCACGAACTGACGGACTATCTGCGGTGGGTAAAGTCGTATCAGAGGGCCATGCCACTCTAAGTAAATATTTTGACGTCGACTACTATACGGAGCAGGGAGTTAGCAACGTTTCTACAAGGCCTGACTTTTTAAAGCACATAGCTAAATGTTTCCCCGCAGCATGTTTTTCCGTTGAAAAATATCAACAGTACGAAGCCGTTATATATCATATAGGTAATAGTGACTATCATATTTTCAGTATCGCAAACGCACTGTATCTTCCGGGCATTGTGATCCTGCACGATACAAAAATCGGTGAAGCTTTCAGGATTATGGAAGAACAGGACATGATATCTCACGAACGAGCGGTTCTTGAAAAAGTAATTACCGATAAACAGCAGGTTGATACAAGCAGCCATCTTTATTCAATCGTTCAAAGGCAGGTTGGGTTTCTAACGCATTCGAAGTATGCAAGTGAAGCAGTAGCATCTATAGCTGAAGGCAGTTACAAATCGACTATATCTGAGGCTGCTCTACCTACGCACGTTGGGAGAATGGATGAACATCGTAGGTATGATGCAATCACTATTGGACTCGCGGGTATTATCGCGGGTATTAAAGGACTTGATGTAATTAAAACTATTGCATCTGATAATAGTTTTAGAAATACACAGATTCATATGTTTGGCTATAATTTTGCAAGCGAAGAAACGCTCGATGAGATTACCTCGTTTGATAACGTTGAGCTAACCACTAATTTAACGGACTTTGATTTTCAGAATAGTCTCAGGGACTTAGACATATTTGTTAATTATAGGATGAAATATCAGGGCGAAACTTCTCTTTCAACGCTTGAAGCAATGAGACATGGCTGCGTAGTCATTGTCCGCAATATAGGATGGTACTCTCAGCTTCCCGATGATTGTGTAGTAAAGGTGGATAAAGAGCTCGAAGTTGTCGAAGTACTCAAACAACTCATACTTGATAAAGGTAGGCTCACGTCTATTTCAAAAAATGCAAAAGAATATGTTCAAAAGTCTCACTCGCATGAGAAGTACGTGCAGTCACTACTAGGCTTAATTAATGATTCATCTGTTAGCAAATGTGAACCAAATATCGTATCGTCCACCGTTAAAACTGGTTCAATAACAACCGCAGAGGATATGAAGAAGCTAGTACTAAAAAACGAGGCATCAGAATGA
- a CDS encoding glycosyltransferase family 2 protein — protein sequence MSKKISIVTPAYNEDAGIAHYYERLKAALPARYSYEILFVDDGSTDDTLKVLKSIMNKDKSVRIISFSRNFGKEAATTAGIVSSTGEAILVVDADGQHPVDRIDDFLKEWERGSKVVIGVRTANQKEGIIKRYGSKLFYALFNAMANENLVPGSTDFRLIDASVKIEFAKLKEKNRITRALIDWLGYKKTYITFTANAREFGEATYTNSKLVKLAFNSFVSLTTFPLYASGYLGLIIIPLSVLLGLFIIVEQFMLGDPLQLNVTGSGILGTFIVFLVGIILACQGLIAMYISRIYEEAKDRPLYIIEHDSSSNEK from the coding sequence ATGAGTAAAAAAATCTCCATTGTAACGCCTGCATATAACGAAGATGCCGGTATAGCTCATTATTATGAGAGGCTTAAGGCTGCTCTCCCTGCTCGATACTCCTACGAGATTCTGTTCGTAGACGACGGAAGCACTGATGATACACTTAAAGTTCTAAAATCAATAATGAATAAAGATAAGTCAGTTCGAATAATTTCGTTCTCAAGGAACTTTGGGAAAGAGGCAGCAACAACCGCAGGCATTGTATCATCCACAGGAGAAGCTATCCTAGTTGTAGACGCCGATGGGCAACACCCTGTTGATCGTATAGATGACTTTTTAAAGGAGTGGGAAAGAGGCAGCAAAGTCGTCATCGGCGTTCGTACTGCAAATCAAAAAGAGGGCATCATCAAACGTTATGGCTCAAAACTTTTTTATGCTTTATTCAACGCCATGGCTAATGAGAACTTAGTACCTGGGTCTACAGATTTTCGGCTTATAGATGCAAGTGTAAAAATTGAGTTTGCTAAATTAAAAGAAAAAAACAGAATTACACGAGCACTTATAGACTGGCTTGGATATAAAAAGACATATATTACATTTACAGCAAATGCACGCGAGTTTGGTGAAGCAACATACACAAATTCAAAGCTAGTGAAACTCGCATTTAACAGCTTTGTATCGCTCACAACTTTCCCATTATATGCATCGGGTTATCTAGGATTAATCATTATTCCACTATCTGTGTTGCTGGGATTATTCATTATTGTAGAACAATTTATGTTAGGAGACCCCCTACAACTCAATGTAACGGGGTCCGGTATACTCGGTACTTTTATAGTCTTCCTAGTGGGAATTATCCTAGCTTGCCAAGGACTTATTGCTATGTATATTTCGCGTATATATGAAGAAGCAAAAGATAGACCTCTATACATTATTGAGCACGACTCGTCGTCTAACGAAAAATAA
- a CDS encoding glycosyltransferase family 4 protein, translating into MTVWIDLTDFLQWKGSLTGIQRIQYNLSKLYIESKEVVKFFVYTEEKKAFSQVDFIPDDIVKSGIIDTKKDHKVYTEHTKKFLARSRVFLAGNRTSYRHAHDTVRVTSPFKKDDKVLILGGIWVGEFINDLKKAKEQHGFKLVHFAFDMIPTLFPGFVVDWLPETFTDYQKKVFSISEGIIAISESTASDVREFIKDHSIQNSPAINVVRIGENIDEVSGSNLPAKLGDLKPGFILSVSTVEVRKNHLSLFYALREANRRGIVIPMIVIVGRKGWQTDDFSYIVEHDPIAKQGILVINDADDSTLVWLYCNCRFSIFPSFYEGWGMPVAESLSYGKLCISSNTSSLPEIAGDLIDYFSPYDTGDILSCIVKYLDDDTLLEKEKSIQDSYKPTSWYDMFDQVNAFVKSV; encoded by the coding sequence ATGACGGTCTGGATCGATCTCACAGACTTTCTTCAGTGGAAGGGAAGCCTAACAGGCATACAAAGAATTCAGTATAATCTTTCTAAGCTATATATTGAATCTAAAGAAGTGGTGAAATTCTTTGTATACACGGAGGAAAAAAAGGCGTTCAGCCAGGTTGATTTTATCCCAGATGATATCGTGAAGTCTGGGATTATAGATACAAAGAAAGACCATAAAGTATATACAGAACATACCAAGAAATTTCTAGCAAGGAGCCGTGTTTTTCTTGCGGGTAATCGTACTTCGTATAGGCACGCACATGATACCGTTCGTGTAACAAGCCCGTTTAAGAAAGATGACAAGGTCCTTATTCTGGGAGGAATATGGGTAGGTGAGTTTATAAACGATTTAAAGAAAGCAAAGGAACAACATGGTTTTAAGCTCGTACACTTTGCTTTCGACATGATCCCTACGTTGTTTCCAGGTTTTGTAGTTGATTGGCTTCCTGAAACGTTTACTGATTATCAAAAAAAAGTTTTTTCGATCTCTGAAGGTATTATAGCAATCTCTGAATCAACAGCATCTGATGTACGAGAATTCATAAAGGATCATAGTATACAAAACAGTCCTGCTATTAATGTTGTGAGGATTGGAGAGAATATTGATGAGGTTTCAGGCAGTAATTTACCCGCAAAACTCGGTGATCTTAAGCCAGGATTTATTTTATCTGTCAGCACAGTAGAAGTACGAAAAAATCATTTATCCCTTTTCTATGCGCTGAGAGAAGCAAATCGTAGAGGCATAGTTATACCTATGATTGTTATCGTAGGCCGCAAGGGCTGGCAAACGGATGACTTTAGCTACATCGTCGAACACGACCCTATCGCTAAACAAGGTATACTTGTCATCAACGATGCGGATGATTCCACTCTGGTATGGCTATATTGTAATTGCAGGTTTAGTATCTTCCCATCATTCTATGAGGGTTGGGGTATGCCTGTCGCAGAATCGCTTTCGTATGGAAAATTATGTATTTCGTCAAACACATCTTCATTGCCGGAGATTGCCGGAGACTTAATAGACTATTTTTCACCATACGACACAGGAGATATTCTGTCGTGCATCGTAAAATACCTCGATGACGATACTTTATTAGAAAAAGAGAAGAGTATTCAAGACAGCTACAAACCTACTAGCTGGTATGATATGTTCGATCAGGTTAATGCGTTCGTGAAGAGCGTATAA
- a CDS encoding DUF4143 domain-containing protein, with product MLSIEKVSIPRTIERYLYLLEQCFVIFRLHPLSSNPRKLLASRKRKVYFYDIGVRNTLAGQLDIPIVEQQQLGGVFENFCIAERLKTRLNHQLRANVNYWRSPDSELDYIEQYNGAVYAYEIKWRKQPKTPPPRFTNQFPGATYMPVTRIPIGTS from the coding sequence GTGTTATCGATAGAAAAAGTATCCATACCCCGCACCATTGAGCGCTACCTATATTTATTAGAACAGTGTTTTGTGATATTTCGCCTTCATCCACTCAGCAGCAATCCACGAAAGCTTCTTGCCAGCCGCAAGCGCAAAGTGTATTTTTATGACATAGGTGTACGCAATACCCTCGCCGGTCAGCTTGACATACCGATTGTCGAACAACAACAGCTCGGTGGCGTTTTCGAAAACTTCTGCATTGCTGAACGCCTAAAAACGAGGCTCAATCATCAGCTCCGAGCAAACGTAAACTACTGGCGAAGCCCTGACTCTGAGCTTGATTACATTGAGCAGTACAATGGTGCAGTCTACGCGTATGAGATTAAATGGCGAAAACAACCCAAGACACCGCCACCACGATTTACTAATCAATTTCCGGGCGCAACATATATGCCCGTTACAAGGATACCTATCGGGACTTCTTAG
- a CDS encoding glycosyltransferase family 4 protein, with product MKVLYVTRKFPPTVGGMENVAAWLYEQLATRATVKLIKFGGANKYLPVVFPWLVLRAVFTGWIFRPDIIYVQDGLMGAATPIFRALLRRPVVATIHGTEMVYKNPLYVKTVIPALGHLNAVGVISRATEELVNAKLPGIPTQVIHWGAKDEFYRVGDQEQIRRTLESEIGVDIVGKPVIYLAGRMTERKGARWFVENVMPPLKQQIPELVCLIAGQGKDYEATKEAIERLELSDSVHLLGYVHGEKRALLYNAANLFIMPNRSGYGFEGFGMVAVEVTSCGTPAVVGEFAGTVDAVIDNKTGWLVPVDDAKAYLEKIVSEIKNPSLDRANVRAATLAAYDWDKTADMYLTLFDNTIEASRNK from the coding sequence ATGAAGGTACTCTATGTAACCCGCAAGTTTCCCCCAACAGTTGGGGGAATGGAAAATGTCGCCGCGTGGTTGTACGAACAACTGGCTACGCGCGCTACCGTCAAGCTCATCAAATTTGGCGGAGCCAACAAGTATCTACCGGTGGTTTTCCCGTGGCTCGTGCTGCGGGCGGTTTTCACCGGTTGGATTTTTCGCCCCGACATCATCTATGTGCAGGATGGGCTAATGGGTGCAGCGACGCCAATCTTTAGAGCGCTCCTCAGGCGTCCTGTAGTCGCAACCATTCACGGTACCGAGATGGTTTACAAAAACCCATTGTACGTCAAAACGGTTATTCCGGCCTTGGGTCATCTCAATGCAGTGGGTGTCATTAGTCGCGCTACCGAAGAGCTGGTCAATGCTAAGCTCCCGGGCATACCGACCCAAGTGATTCACTGGGGCGCAAAAGACGAATTTTACCGGGTTGGCGACCAGGAACAGATACGACGTACACTAGAAAGCGAGATAGGAGTAGATATTGTCGGAAAGCCAGTCATCTATTTGGCGGGTCGCATGACAGAGCGGAAAGGTGCGCGGTGGTTTGTCGAGAATGTCATGCCGCCTCTCAAGCAACAAATCCCTGAGCTTGTGTGCTTGATAGCTGGGCAGGGTAAAGACTACGAGGCGACAAAAGAAGCAATTGAACGACTTGAGCTGAGTGATTCAGTGCACCTGCTTGGCTACGTTCACGGCGAAAAGCGCGCATTGCTGTATAACGCAGCCAATCTGTTCATCATGCCTAATCGCAGTGGCTATGGGTTTGAGGGCTTTGGCATGGTGGCGGTTGAGGTGACTAGTTGCGGTACTCCGGCCGTGGTTGGCGAGTTCGCAGGTACGGTCGACGCGGTTATAGACAATAAAACCGGCTGGTTGGTACCGGTCGATGACGCGAAAGCCTATCTAGAGAAAATAGTATCTGAAATAAAAAACCCATCGTTAGACCGCGCAAATGTT
- a CDS encoding methyltransferase domain-containing protein: protein MAKISPKQVKELNKLLLGKSISITKAGSIAKRINSSGGNARLYAVELFLSPEFLKISRNAAMEFHLYYAHHARLQLVSSLLPPAKRIVDLGGANGSVYEMGYPHDFEEIIVVDLPPDSRDPMYKELKLKPKKTPQGKIRVHFGDMSDLSFLDDNSVDLVWAGESIEHIDEEAGELMIREAYRVLKPGGSFSLDTPNRLITQIHTSGFIHPEHKLEYYPKQIKSVLRKCGFKIVEQRGVRDMPRTHATKVFHYQDYVLGNPLPSSIESAYMQYYRCVKPLPIRHRIAVKRRLSGLRNLTRPKK from the coding sequence ATGGCAAAAATATCTCCGAAACAAGTCAAAGAGCTGAATAAACTATTGCTAGGTAAGTCCATCAGCATAACAAAAGCAGGATCAATAGCAAAACGCATAAATTCCAGTGGTGGTAACGCGCGACTTTACGCAGTTGAGTTATTCCTCTCACCGGAGTTCTTAAAAATAAGTCGCAATGCAGCAATGGAGTTCCACCTATACTACGCTCACCATGCACGCTTACAGCTAGTATCATCTCTTCTTCCTCCTGCAAAGAGGATTGTTGATCTTGGAGGAGCAAACGGATCTGTCTACGAGATGGGATACCCCCATGATTTTGAAGAGATAATCGTCGTAGATTTACCTCCTGATTCCCGAGATCCTATGTATAAGGAATTGAAGCTAAAACCTAAAAAAACTCCTCAAGGCAAAATACGAGTTCACTTCGGTGACATGAGTGATCTTAGTTTTCTGGATGACAACAGCGTGGATCTTGTATGGGCAGGCGAGTCAATTGAGCATATCGACGAAGAAGCGGGCGAGTTAATGATTCGTGAAGCTTATCGGGTTCTAAAACCTGGTGGATCATTCAGCCTCGATACGCCTAACCGTCTCATCACTCAAATCCATACTTCTGGATTTATACATCCTGAACATAAGCTCGAATACTATCCAAAGCAAATTAAGTCAGTACTGCGTAAGTGTGGCTTTAAAATTGTTGAGCAAAGAGGTGTTCGCGACATGCCCCGAACGCATGCAACAAAGGTGTTCCACTACCAAGATTATGTACTAGGGAACCCGTTGCCTAGCTCTATTGAATCAGCTTATATGCAGTACTACCGTTGTGTTAAACCACTCCCCATTCGGCATCGGATAGCAGTAAAGCGTAGACTATCTGGTTTAAGAAACCTCACCCGACCGAAGAAGTAA
- a CDS encoding GtrA family protein, translating into MNKKHKLDIDLLRNTVRSNKRVIAYVISGVFALAIDYIIFLLFLYALNAPLSVSVAAGLTSGLIASFSLNKKWTFKSDSRHRHSGGKQLILYILLFVFNNFFTYLFIRLTLLIGIIPLVSKMLATICITLWNYVLYKKVIFR; encoded by the coding sequence ATGAATAAAAAACATAAACTAGATATAGATTTGCTACGTAATACAGTACGCTCTAACAAGCGGGTCATAGCATATGTCATATCCGGCGTGTTTGCGCTGGCCATAGATTACATTATTTTTTTGTTGTTTTTATACGCGCTTAACGCGCCTCTCTCGGTCTCCGTCGCTGCTGGGCTTACGAGTGGTTTAATTGCAAGCTTTAGCCTAAACAAGAAATGGACATTTAAGTCGGATTCAAGACACCGCCACTCTGGCGGCAAGCAGTTAATTCTGTACATCCTACTTTTCGTTTTTAATAATTTTTTTACGTATCTATTTATTAGGCTAACACTCCTTATTGGGATTATACCGTTAGTATCAAAGATGCTTGCAACTATTTGTATAACGCTATGGAACTACGTTCTTTATAAAAAAGTTATTTTTCGTTAG
- a CDS encoding replication-relaxation family protein, with the protein MTLPKLTKKQQEILLLLYRFRFLNRIQIQAFLEHKDPKTINMWLRDLRDKGYVEWIYSTHFAEKTKPAIYYLGLNGVRHLRTLTTKSKDENSGEMIVLPYCPPEELRKRYKEPTRSQTFIDRCVLVADCALAMEQEDAANEAKDKKPRYYYQTEADYLLERSYYHFVLESELIQPNLIYCQDKINNAGKAEETPESYILEVFDPTLPRYRMKKRLGDYVKFLDEEGDGWQDNTDTEQLPIVLFVCPRMTDLIYAKRRTRGLIANAWEWEDDDAERPRMRFTTVEKIKQGGILSKEIWEQA; encoded by the coding sequence ATGACCCTACCAAAGCTAACCAAGAAGCAACAAGAGATATTGCTGCTATTGTACAGATTCAGATTTTTGAACCGTATTCAAATACAAGCCTTTCTCGAGCACAAAGACCCCAAGACGATTAACATGTGGTTGCGTGACCTGCGAGATAAAGGCTACGTCGAGTGGATATACTCAACCCACTTTGCCGAGAAGACTAAGCCAGCCATTTACTACCTTGGCTTAAACGGCGTGAGACACTTACGCACGTTAACTACGAAGAGCAAAGACGAGAACAGCGGCGAGATGATAGTATTGCCCTACTGTCCACCAGAAGAGCTTAGAAAGCGCTACAAGGAGCCAACACGCAGCCAAACGTTCATTGACCGGTGCGTGCTTGTTGCAGACTGTGCATTAGCGATGGAACAAGAAGATGCCGCAAATGAGGCCAAAGACAAGAAGCCACGCTATTACTACCAAACTGAGGCAGATTATCTGCTTGAGCGCAGTTACTACCATTTCGTACTTGAGAGTGAACTTATCCAGCCAAACCTTATCTACTGCCAGGACAAAATAAACAATGCTGGCAAGGCAGAAGAAACACCCGAAAGCTACATCCTTGAAGTGTTTGACCCAACCCTACCACGCTACCGCATGAAGAAACGCCTGGGCGATTATGTGAAGTTCCTGGATGAGGAGGGCGATGGATGGCAAGACAATACTGATACGGAACAGCTGCCAATTGTTTTGTTTGTATGTCCGAGGATGACTGATCTTATCTACGCTAAGCGTAGAACACGAGGGCTTATCGCTAATGCCTGGGAATGGGAGGATGACGATGCGGAGCGGCCACGGATGCGGTTTACGACGGTGGAGAAGATTAAACAGGGCGGGATACTCAGCAAGGAGATCTGGGAGCAAGCATAG
- a CDS encoding phosphomannomutase/phosphoglucomutase, whose amino-acid sequence MGNIADIFKAYDIRGKVGTELTEDLVQRVGGSFAQWLQTEGAVVIGHDMRPDSRELADALARGVTEAGRDVIDIGMVTSDMAVFGVTHFRAAGAAIITASHNPGEYNGIKLFDDTPKTIGLDQGLAAVRDGALSTTPPSPAVTTGSTKHEDLINAWVEYCLQFVDVSKFKPVRIAIDCGNGMASVVLEKLLPRLPFTVERLFFEPDGTFPNHEANPQKLETLKDLQATVRDTGCYLGVAFDGDGDRMAMIDEAGRPVSGSEMMSLLATKYVATPSPSFVYEVRTSRTVVKRLETNGFTSVRSKAGRSNIGEVMRENNAIFGGETTGHFFFKDYWSNDSGMLSMLVALEQIFTQDGALSEMVFTSHTTNPMIPETNFEVAAPKAMLQKVSDAFAGHEQDWLDGLSVTLPNGWFNLRASNTEPVMRLNAEANDEASLNSLVDQLKKLVQG is encoded by the coding sequence ATGGGAAATATTGCGGACATTTTTAAAGCGTACGATATACGTGGCAAGGTTGGCACTGAACTGACAGAGGATCTAGTACAGCGTGTTGGGGGGAGTTTTGCACAGTGGCTACAGACAGAGGGGGCTGTCGTCATTGGTCATGACATGCGCCCAGATTCCCGTGAGCTGGCGGATGCCCTTGCCCGCGGCGTAACGGAAGCTGGCCGAGACGTGATAGATATTGGTATGGTGACGAGTGACATGGCAGTCTTCGGCGTGACTCATTTTCGGGCAGCAGGGGCAGCCATCATTACCGCCAGTCACAACCCGGGTGAGTACAACGGCATTAAACTGTTCGATGACACCCCGAAAACCATTGGCCTTGATCAGGGACTGGCAGCAGTTCGTGATGGCGCACTCAGTACTACCCCGCCCTCGCCAGCAGTAACCACTGGTTCTACGAAGCACGAAGACCTCATTAATGCTTGGGTAGAGTACTGTTTACAATTTGTCGATGTTTCAAAATTTAAGCCGGTGCGCATTGCAATTGACTGTGGCAATGGCATGGCGAGTGTCGTACTCGAGAAATTACTGCCTCGTCTTCCTTTTACCGTAGAGCGCCTCTTTTTTGAACCAGACGGTACATTTCCAAACCACGAAGCAAATCCACAGAAACTGGAAACGCTGAAGGATCTACAGGCAACCGTGAGAGACACCGGCTGCTACCTGGGTGTGGCGTTTGATGGGGACGGCGACCGAATGGCTATGATTGACGAGGCCGGCCGGCCGGTGTCCGGAAGTGAAATGATGTCCCTGCTCGCGACAAAGTACGTCGCTACGCCGAGCCCGTCGTTTGTGTATGAGGTACGCACCTCACGTACCGTGGTGAAGCGCTTGGAGACAAACGGCTTCACTTCTGTTCGGTCAAAAGCTGGCCGCAGCAACATTGGTGAAGTTATGCGCGAAAACAATGCAATCTTTGGCGGGGAAACCACTGGGCACTTTTTCTTCAAAGACTACTGGTCAAATGACTCGGGAATGCTGAGTATGTTGGTGGCTTTGGAGCAAATATTTACCCAGGACGGCGCACTATCTGAGATGGTTTTCACTTCGCATACAACCAACCCAATGATACCGGAGACTAACTTTGAAGTGGCCGCCCCGAAAGCGATGTTACAAAAAGTGAGCGATGCCTTTGCGGGGCATGAGCAAGATTGGCTCGACGGCCTAAGCGTCACGCTGCCAAATGGCTGGTTTAATTTGCGTGCTAGCAACACCGAACCCGTTATGCGACTAAACGCCGAAGCCAACGATGAAGCCTCGCTAAATTCACTCGTTGACCAGTTAAAAAAACTCGTTCAGGGTTAA